The following are encoded together in the Janthinobacterium sp. Marseille genome:
- the cyoE gene encoding heme o synthase, producing MTTLTASPNRIAQYWALTKPRVTQLAVFCAVIGMFLATPELPSWKIVVAATIGIWLLAGAAFAINCLVEREIDSRMARTARRPMARGEITVPQTLVFSGLIGGAGMWVLYNFVNPLTMWLTFATFVGYAVIYTIILKPATPQNIVIGGLSGAMPPALGWAAVANDLPMQAWILVLIIFIWTPPHFWALALYRRDEYAKSGLPMLPVTHGTEFTQFHIWLYTIALVATTMLPFAVGMSGLIYLVSVAILDIIFVWYAWQVYRHYTDMIARKMFAYSIIYLSLLFAALLVDHYLRF from the coding sequence ATGACTACTCTGACCGCTTCTCCGAACCGTATCGCCCAGTACTGGGCCCTGACCAAGCCGCGTGTAACGCAGCTGGCAGTTTTTTGCGCCGTCATCGGCATGTTCCTGGCAACGCCTGAGTTGCCAAGCTGGAAGATTGTCGTGGCTGCAACAATTGGTATTTGGTTGCTGGCGGGCGCGGCATTTGCAATTAACTGCCTGGTCGAACGCGAGATCGATTCACGCATGGCGCGTACAGCCCGACGTCCAATGGCACGCGGCGAAATTACTGTCCCGCAAACATTGGTTTTTTCCGGGCTGATCGGTGGCGCCGGTATGTGGGTGCTGTACAACTTTGTCAATCCGCTGACGATGTGGCTGACCTTCGCCACCTTTGTCGGTTATGCAGTGATTTACACCATCATCCTGAAACCGGCGACACCGCAGAATATCGTGATCGGCGGTCTGTCCGGCGCCATGCCGCCCGCCCTGGGTTGGGCCGCGGTGGCAAATGATTTGCCGATGCAGGCGTGGATACTGGTTTTGATTATCTTCATCTGGACCCCACCGCACTTCTGGGCGCTGGCCTTGTACCGCCGTGATGAATATGCAAAGTCCGGCTTGCCGATGCTGCCGGTGACGCATGGTACCGAGTTCACCCAATTCCATATCTGGCTCTACACCATCGCGCTGGTTGCGACCACCATGCTGCCGTTTGCGGTCGGCATGAGTGGTTTGATTTACCTAGTGTCGGTGGCGATCCTGGATATTATTTTCGTTTGGTATGCATGGCAGGTTTATCGCCATTACACCGATATGATTGCGCGCAAGATGTTCGCTTATTCGATCATCTATCTGTCCCTGCTGTTTGCGGCCTTGCTGGTCGATCACTATCTGAGATTCTGA
- a CDS encoding COX15/CtaA family protein — protein sequence MVDSGTLFQLGSKGIFVALLAFVIVWSSKDPDKYRKLVWVTLFLTFDVIMFGAFTRLTDSGLGCPDWPGCYGHANPLQAMEHIRAAEALMPDGPVTVMKAWVEMIHRYLAMGIGVLIIAIVVISWRFWLQSGRAVHKFSPHFPVALLIFVCIQGAFGAWTVTMKLQPVIVTIHLLLGMTLLGMLAWVGARQKEHPPVAAAAYALRIPALIALILLSFQIALGGWVSTNYAALACSDFPLCHGAVIPQMDFENGFTLWRSLGMTADGEYLPFPALTAIHWTHRVFAFVVAGYIAWVCYKAYKIEGLQTIARGVLAALALQITIGIATVSLKWPLALAVAHNGCAALLVLLLVMLNYKARIPGAAGINRGPDQLDARLSAAPNDNA from the coding sequence TTGGTTGATTCCGGCACTTTGTTCCAACTGGGCAGCAAGGGCATCTTTGTTGCCTTGCTGGCTTTTGTCATTGTCTGGTCGTCGAAGGACCCGGACAAATATCGCAAGCTGGTGTGGGTGACTTTATTCCTTACCTTCGATGTGATCATGTTTGGTGCTTTCACGCGCCTCACGGATTCCGGCCTCGGTTGTCCTGACTGGCCCGGTTGCTACGGTCATGCCAATCCATTGCAGGCAATGGAACATATACGTGCCGCCGAGGCATTGATGCCGGATGGTCCGGTCACCGTGATGAAAGCCTGGGTCGAAATGATCCATCGCTACCTGGCGATGGGCATAGGCGTACTCATCATCGCGATCGTGGTGATTTCATGGCGTTTCTGGTTGCAGAGCGGTCGTGCCGTGCACAAGTTTTCGCCGCATTTTCCTGTGGCCTTGCTGATCTTCGTCTGTATCCAGGGCGCTTTTGGCGCGTGGACGGTGACGATGAAGCTGCAGCCTGTCATTGTCACCATCCATCTCTTGTTAGGCATGACCTTGCTCGGCATGCTGGCCTGGGTCGGCGCACGGCAAAAGGAACATCCACCGGTTGCCGCAGCAGCTTATGCCTTGCGCATCCCGGCGTTGATCGCTTTGATTTTACTTAGCTTCCAGATTGCGCTGGGTGGTTGGGTCAGCACCAATTACGCGGCGCTGGCCTGCAGCGATTTCCCCTTATGCCACGGTGCAGTGATCCCGCAGATGGATTTTGAAAACGGGTTCACGCTCTGGCGCAGCCTCGGCATGACGGCGGATGGCGAGTACCTGCCGTTCCCGGCTTTGACAGCGATTCACTGGACGCACCGGGTGTTTGCCTTTGTCGTGGCCGGATATATCGCCTGGGTTTGCTACAAGGCCTACAAGATCGAAGGTTTGCAGACAATTGCGCGCGGCGTGCTGGCAGCGCTGGCATTGCAGATCACGATAGGTATTGCCACAGTTTCATTGAAATGGCCGCTGGCGCTGGCGGTCGCGCACAATGGTTGTGCAGCGCTGCTTGTCCTCTTGCTGGTCATGTTAAACTACAAGGCTAGAATCCCCGGTGCTGCCGGGATAAATCGTGGGCCGGATCAACTTGATGCGCGCTTATCGGCTGCACCCAACGACAACGCATGA
- a CDS encoding SURF1 family protein, protein MRFTFRFRLIPFVAAAIAVAIGLSLGQWQTRRAAEKIAIEQKIHERQAAASLQLSDSALNPDDIEFRRLSVKGEFLQDWPVYLDNRPHNGVAGFYLLMPFKVAGSQLHILVARGWIPRNVADRTKMPAIVTPNGQLQIEGVARRDIGHVMQLGEVDAPRPHAIVQNLDVAGFAAASGLQMSPIVLEQLTDTGDGLVRDWPVPSSGVDKHRGYAFQWYGLAAMAFIFFVVTGIRRGTK, encoded by the coding sequence ATGCGATTCACCTTTCGATTTAGGCTCATTCCATTTGTTGCCGCAGCTATTGCGGTGGCGATCGGCCTGTCGCTGGGACAATGGCAAACCAGGCGCGCTGCCGAGAAAATTGCCATAGAACAAAAAATCCATGAGCGGCAAGCTGCCGCTTCCTTGCAGTTAAGCGACTCCGCGCTCAATCCTGATGATATCGAATTCCGCCGCCTGTCAGTCAAAGGTGAATTCCTGCAGGACTGGCCGGTTTATCTGGATAACCGCCCACATAACGGCGTCGCCGGTTTCTACCTGCTGATGCCATTCAAAGTCGCCGGTAGCCAGTTGCATATATTGGTGGCGCGTGGCTGGATTCCACGCAATGTGGCAGACCGCACTAAAATGCCAGCTATCGTTACGCCGAATGGCCAGTTACAAATTGAAGGTGTCGCGCGCCGTGATATTGGCCATGTGATGCAATTGGGTGAGGTGGACGCGCCGCGTCCTCATGCGATCGTGCAAAACCTCGATGTGGCAGGTTTTGCCGCCGCCAGCGGTTTGCAGATGTCACCTATCGTTCTTGAACAGTTGACGGATACCGGTGACGGTCTGGTGCGTGACTGGCCGGTACCATCTTCAGGTGTAGACAAACATCGCGGTTATGCCTTCCAGTGGTATGGCTTGGCTGCAATGGCTTTTATATTTTTTGTTGTGACAGGAATTCGACGTGGAACCAAATAA
- a CDS encoding twin transmembrane helix small protein, which yields MKIIVAIAFILILGSLGSALFFLMKDKGKSNRTVKALTMRVGFSVALFILVLLAYKFGLIQPTGIR from the coding sequence ATGAAAATCATTGTCGCCATTGCTTTCATCCTGATCCTCGGCAGCCTTGGTTCGGCGCTATTCTTCCTGATGAAGGACAAGGGTAAAAGCAATCGTACGGTCAAAGCCCTGACGATGCGGGTAGGATTTTCAGTCGCACTGTTTATCCTGGTACTGCTGGCCTATAAATTTGGCCTGATCCAGCCGACCGGCATTCGCTGA
- a CDS encoding cytochrome c oxidase subunit 3 → MSAQHANAPYYFVPGPSKWPAIAGTSLLVMMLGASGWVNDAGWGAYATFAGLLGFLVVLYYWFGDAIAESEGGLYNKRIDASYRWSMSWFIFSEVMFFAAFFGALFYARSIAMPWLGDLDNKILWPDFAAHWGNVGPAGTVEPFTTMGPFWIPTINTALLLLSGVTLTISHHAIRENHRGKTAFWLAATILLGAIFMGFQVYEYMHAYSELNLKLTSGVYGSTFFLLTGFHGFHVTLGAIMLSVVLYRVLKGHFTADNHFAFEGAAWYWHFVDVVWLGLYVVVYWL, encoded by the coding sequence ATGAGTGCTCAACACGCGAATGCGCCTTACTATTTCGTGCCTGGCCCGTCCAAATGGCCAGCGATAGCGGGAACTTCGTTGCTCGTGATGATGCTGGGTGCATCGGGCTGGGTTAATGATGCGGGCTGGGGGGCTTATGCAACATTTGCGGGCCTGCTGGGTTTCCTCGTGGTCCTGTATTACTGGTTCGGCGACGCTATTGCGGAATCCGAAGGCGGCTTGTACAACAAGCGCATCGATGCTTCTTACCGCTGGAGCATGAGCTGGTTCATTTTCTCCGAAGTCATGTTCTTTGCCGCGTTCTTCGGCGCCTTGTTCTATGCACGCAGCATTGCGATGCCCTGGCTCGGCGATCTGGACAACAAGATCCTGTGGCCGGACTTTGCCGCACACTGGGGTAATGTCGGTCCGGCCGGTACGGTAGAGCCATTTACCACTATGGGTCCATTCTGGATTCCAACCATCAACACCGCCTTGCTTTTGTTGTCCGGTGTAACGCTGACAATTTCGCATCATGCGATTCGTGAAAACCATCGTGGCAAGACAGCCTTCTGGCTGGCAGCAACCATCTTGCTGGGCGCGATCTTCATGGGCTTCCAGGTCTATGAATACATGCACGCATATTCGGAACTGAACCTGAAACTGACTTCGGGTGTGTATGGTTCGACTTTCTTCCTGCTGACCGGCTTCCACGGTTTCCACGTGACCCTCGGCGCGATCATGCTGAGCGTGGTGCTGTACCGTGTATTGAAAGGTCACTTCACCGCAGACAATCATTTTGCATTCGAAGGCGCAGCCTGGTACTGGCACTTTGTTGACGTCGTCTGGCTCGGTTTGTATGTCGTGGTCTATTGGCTGTAA
- a CDS encoding cytochrome c oxidase assembly protein has translation MENQTEDQKHSKLNTQMFGKLVVIAVMMFGFGYLLVPIYKQICEITGVNILTSQEMKVKPIDNSQVDKSRTITVEFDANTQGPFRFRPTVNSMQVHPGEMAQIVYEVVNTQARSVEAQAIPSYAPQQAAAHFKKVECFCFQQQTLEASQAKQMPVVFYLDPALPKDVKTITLSYTFFEIAGREKKAELKPAELKQAVAG, from the coding sequence ATGGAAAACCAGACAGAAGATCAGAAGCACAGTAAGTTAAATACCCAGATGTTTGGCAAGCTGGTTGTGATTGCTGTGATGATGTTTGGTTTTGGTTATCTGTTGGTACCGATATACAAGCAGATTTGTGAAATTACTGGCGTCAATATCCTGACCTCGCAAGAGATGAAGGTAAAGCCGATTGATAATTCGCAAGTCGACAAGAGCAGGACGATCACGGTTGAGTTTGATGCGAATACGCAAGGACCGTTTCGTTTCCGCCCTACGGTAAACAGCATGCAGGTGCATCCGGGTGAAATGGCCCAGATCGTGTATGAAGTAGTCAATACACAGGCACGTAGCGTAGAAGCACAGGCAATCCCGAGTTATGCACCACAGCAGGCGGCAGCGCATTTCAAGAAAGTGGAATGTTTCTGTTTCCAGCAGCAAACTCTGGAAGCCAGTCAGGCGAAGCAGATGCCGGTAGTGTTTTACCTGGATCCGGCTTTACCCAAGGATGTAAAGACGATTACCTTGTCCTATACTTTCTTTGAGATCGCAGGGCGTGAAAAGAAAGCGGAGTTGAAGCCGGCAGAATTGAAACAGGCAGTAGCAGGGTAA
- a CDS encoding cytochrome oxidase small assembly protein yields the protein MSDLKTEQKKRNLRTALILGAIAAMFMFGVIAKRLWFI from the coding sequence ATGTCGGATTTAAAGACGGAACAAAAAAAGCGTAATTTGCGCACCGCCCTGATACTCGGGGCAATCGCCGCGATGTTCATGTTCGGCGTGATCGCAAAACGCTTGTGGTTTATTTAG
- the ctaD gene encoding cytochrome c oxidase subunit I, which produces MSTTAVDHAHDHSHDHDHAHDHPHGWRRWVLATNHKDIGTLYLWFSFVMLLSGGFLAMLIRAELFQPGLQLMQPEFFNQLTTMHGIMMVFGAIMPAFVGFANWMIPLQIGASDMAFARMNNFSFWLLPPAAILLAVSFLVPGGATAAGWTLYAPLSTQMGPGMDMAIFALHIMGASSIMGSINIIVTVLNMRAPGMTLMKMPMFCWTWLITAYLLIAVMPVLAGAITMTLTDRHFGTSFFNAAGGGDPVMYQHIFWFFGHPEVYIMILPAFGIVSHIIPTFARKQLFGYASMVYATASIAILSFMVWAHHMFTTGMPVTAQLFFMYATMLIAVPTGVKIFNWVATMWRGSMTFETPMLFAIGFIFVFTMGGFTGLILAVTPIDIQLQDTYYVVAHFHYVLVAGSLFALFAGFYYWGPKWTGFMYNETRGKIHFWGSLILFNITFFPMHFLGLAGMPRRYADYPAQFTDFNMIASIGGLGFGLMQVYFLFAVVIPSIKGGVPAEAKPWDGAEGLEWTVPSPAPFHTFEVPPTVK; this is translated from the coding sequence GCATGGCTGGCGCCGTTGGGTACTAGCGACCAATCACAAGGATATCGGTACGCTGTACCTGTGGTTCTCGTTTGTCATGTTGCTGTCCGGTGGTTTCTTGGCGATGTTGATTCGCGCCGAGTTGTTCCAGCCTGGCCTGCAATTGATGCAACCGGAGTTCTTCAACCAGCTGACCACCATGCACGGCATCATGATGGTGTTTGGCGCGATCATGCCGGCTTTCGTCGGCTTCGCTAACTGGATGATCCCGCTGCAAATCGGCGCGTCCGATATGGCGTTTGCCCGCATGAACAACTTCTCGTTCTGGTTGCTGCCACCGGCTGCAATCCTGCTGGCGGTGTCCTTCCTGGTTCCTGGCGGTGCGACTGCTGCCGGCTGGACCCTGTATGCACCGCTGTCGACCCAAATGGGCCCAGGTATGGACATGGCGATTTTTGCCCTGCATATCATGGGTGCATCGTCGATCATGGGTTCGATCAACATCATCGTTACCGTCCTGAACATGCGCGCCCCTGGCATGACCCTGATGAAGATGCCGATGTTCTGCTGGACCTGGCTGATTACCGCTTACCTGCTGATCGCCGTGATGCCGGTTCTGGCTGGTGCAATCACCATGACCCTGACCGATCGTCACTTCGGTACGTCCTTCTTTAATGCTGCCGGTGGCGGTGACCCTGTCATGTATCAGCACATCTTCTGGTTCTTCGGACATCCAGAGGTGTACATCATGATTTTGCCGGCTTTCGGTATCGTGTCGCACATCATTCCTACCTTCGCACGCAAGCAATTGTTCGGCTATGCATCGATGGTGTACGCAACGGCTTCGATCGCGATCCTGTCCTTCATGGTCTGGGCGCATCACATGTTCACCACCGGTATGCCGGTAACTGCGCAGTTGTTCTTCATGTACGCGACGATGCTGATTGCGGTACCGACCGGCGTGAAGATTTTCAACTGGGTGGCAACCATGTGGAGAGGCTCGATGACATTCGAGACTCCTATGCTGTTCGCCATCGGCTTCATCTTCGTATTTACGATGGGTGGTTTCACCGGCCTGATCCTGGCGGTAACGCCTATCGATATCCAGTTGCAGGATACCTATTACGTGGTGGCTCACTTCCACTACGTGCTGGTGGCTGGTTCCTTGTTCGCGCTGTTCGCCGGTTTCTACTACTGGGGTCCGAAGTGGACAGGTTTCATGTACAACGAAACCCGCGGCAAGATCCACTTCTGGGGTTCGCTGATTTTGTTCAACATCACCTTCTTCCCTATGCACTTCCTGGGATTGGCCGGTATGCCACGTCGTTACGCTGATTATCCAGCGCAGTTCACCGACTTCAACATGATCGCGTCGATTGGTGGTCTGGGCTTCGGCCTGATGCAGGTGTACTTCCTGTTCGCCGTGGTCATACCTTCAATCAAAGGCGGCGTGCCGGCAGAAGCGAAACCTTGGGATGGCGCTGAAGGTTTGGAATGGACTGTGCCTAGCCCGGCTCCTTTCCATACATTTGAAGTTCCTCCAACAGTTAAATAA